In one window of Camelina sativa cultivar DH55 chromosome 15, Cs, whole genome shotgun sequence DNA:
- the LOC104745354 gene encoding rho GTPase-activating protein 4: MAKVLKSSQSCHFPSPSSSSSSSTSCGGNDCNRDPHSPFNISQEEEEEERSEKERERFELSSALEILVSAIRRSVIGGCVGEEDLCSMEIGVPTDVRHVAHVTFDRFHGFLGLPVEFEPEVPRRAPSASATVFGVSTESMQLSYDTRGNIVPTILLMMQSHLYSRGGLRVEGIFRINGENAQEEYIREELNKGVIPDNIDVHCLASLIKAWFRELPSGVLDSLSPEQVMESESEDECVELVRLLPSTEASLLDWAINLMADVVEMEQLNKMNARNIAMVFAPNMTQMLDPLTALMYAVQVMNFLKTLIVKTLKDRKESRDRLVPASNPSPRDHNGDQSSSRQLLHLMKANKDEALDSSEAEMKDKEVSADEEEEEEEEEEESVENPELVGIKSSQVKSCNNGGYGQKHNDWEEQRKKTTTTMSKANSIVGRVNYRVELFEAWR, from the exons ATGGCCAAAGTACTAAAATCAAGCCAATCATGCCATTTCCCTTCACcttcaagctcttcttcttcttctacatcatGTGGTGGCAATGATTGTAACAGAGACCCACATTCTCCTTTTAACATTTctcaagaggaagaggaagaggagagaagcgagaaagaaagagaaagattcGAGCTTTCCTCTGCATTGGAGATTCTTGTTTCTGCTATTAGAAGGTCTGTGATTGGTGGCtgtgttggtgaagaagatCTTTGTTCTATGGAGATTGGTGTTCCTACTGATGTTAGGCATGTCGCTCATGTCACCTTTGATCGTTTCCATGGCTTTCTCGGTTTGCCTGTTGAGTTTGAACCTGAAGTCCCCAGACGTGCTCCTAGCGCAAG TGCTACCGTGTTTGGAGTCTCTACCGAGTCAATGCAGCTATCTTATGATACTAGAGGGAACATCGTGCCTACAATACTTTTGATGATGCAGAGTCACTTGTACAGTAGAGGCGGGTTGCGG GTAGAAGGAATTTTCAGGATTAATGGTGAGAATGCTCAAGAGGAATACATAAGGGAAGAGTTGAATAAAGGTGTTATACCTGATAACATTGATGTCCACTGCCTAGCAAGTCTCATTAAG GCTTGGTTTAGGGAACTTCCGAGTGGTGTTCTGGATTCGCTCTCACCAGAGCAAGTAATGGAGTCTGAGAGTGAAGATGAGTGTGTGGAGCTTGTAAGGCTTCTTCCTTCAACTGAAGCTTCTTTGTTAGATTGGGCTATCAATCTAATGGCTGATGTTGTCGAGATGGAACAACTTAATAAGATGAATGCTCGCAACATTGCAATGGTTTTTGCACCTAACATGACTCAG ATGTTGGATCCATTGACGGCTCTCATGTATGCTGTGCAAGTTATGAACTTTCTTAAAACACTTATTGTGAAGACGCTTAAAGACCGGAAAGAATCTCGAGACAGGTTGGTTCCAGCCTCAAATCCAAGTCCTCGGGACCATAATGGTGATCAGAGCAGCAGTAGACAACTGTTGCATCTCATGAAAGCTAACAAGGATGAAGCTTTAGACAGCTCTGAGGCCGAGATGAAAGACAAAGAAGTGTctgcagatgaagaagaagaagaagaagaagaagaagaagaatctgtaGAAAATCCAGAACTTGTTGGCATAAAGTCTTCTCAGGTGAAAAGCTGTAATAATGGAGGTTATGGACAGAAACACAATGATTGGGAggagcagaggaagaagactacaACAACCATGTCTAAAGCGAATAGTATTGTCGGACGCGTGAATTACAGAGTTGAGCTATTCGAAGCTTGGCGATGA
- the LOC104745355 gene encoding probable small nuclear ribonucleoprotein G, which produces MSRSGQPPDLKKYMDKKLQIKLNANRTVVGTLRGFDQFMNLVVDNTVQVNGDDKTDIGMVVIRGNSIVTVEALEPVGRS; this is translated from the exons ATGAGTCGATCAGGTCAGCCTCCGGATCTGAAGAA GTACATGGACAAGAAACTCCAAA TTAAGCTTAATGCCAACCGAACGGTAGTTGGAACTCTCCGTGGGTTTGATCAGTTTATGAATCTTGTTGTGGATAACACTGTTCAAGTCAATGGTGATGACAAGACTGACATTGGGATGGTG GTGATTAGAGGAAACAGCATTGTCACTGTTGAGGCTCTTGAACCAGTTGGAAGATCTTAG
- the LOC104745357 gene encoding 40S ribosomal protein S14-2-like isoform X1, producing the protein MSSKRKTKEPKVETVTLGPTVREGEQVFGVVHIFASFNDTFIHVTDLSGRETLVRITGGMKVKADRDESSPYAAMLAAQDVAQRCKELGITAIHVKLRATGGNKTKTPGPGAQSALRALARSGMKIGRIEDVTPVPTDSTRRKGGRRGRRL; encoded by the exons ATG TCGTCTAAGAGAAAGACTAAGGAGCCGAAGGTCGAGACTGTGACTCTTGGACCTACTGTTCGTGAAGGAGAGCAAGTGTTCGGTGTTGTTCACATCTTTGCTTCATTCAATGACACTTTCATT catGTGACTGATCTGTCCGGGAGGGAAACTCTCGTTCGTATCACCG GTGGAATGAAGGTGAAGGCTGATCGTGATGAGTCCTCTCCTTATGCTGCTATGCTTGCAGCTCAAGATGTTGCTCAAAGATGCAAG GAGCTTGGCATCACAGCCATTCATGTGAAGCTCCGTGCTACTGGAGGAAACAAAACCAAGACTCCAGGTCCTGGTGCTCAGTCTGCTCTCAGAGCTCTTGCCCGTTCTGGCATGAAGATTGGTCGTATAG AGGATGTGACTCCGGTTCCCACAGACAGTACACGCCGAAAGGGtggacgaagaggaagaagactctgA
- the LOC104745357 gene encoding 40S ribosomal protein S14-2-like isoform X3 — protein MSSKRKTKEPKVETVTLGPTVREGEQVFGVVHIFASFNDTFIHVTDLSGRETLVRITGGMKVKADRDESSPYAAMLAAQDVAQRCKELGITAIHVKLRATGGNKTKTPGPGAQSALRALARSGMKIGRIEDVTPVPTDSTRRKGGRRGRRL, from the exons ATG TCGTCTAAGAGAAAGACTAAGGAGCCAAAGGTCGAGACTGTGACTCTTGGACCTACTGTTCGTGAAGGAGAGCAAGTTTTCGGTGTTGTTCACATCTTTGCTTCATTCAATGACACTTTCATT catGTGACTGATCTGTCCGGGAGGGAAACTCTCGTTCGTATCACCG GTGGAATGAAGGTGAAGGCTGATCGTGATGAGTCCTCTCCTTATGCTGCTATGCTTGCAGCTCAAGATGTTGCTCAAAGATGCAAG GAGCTTGGCATCACAGCCATTCATGTGAAGCTCCGTGCTACTGGAGGAAACAAAACCAAGACTCCAGGTCCTGGTGCTCAGTCTGCTCTCAGAGCTCTTGCCCGTTCTGGCATGAAGATTGGTCGTATAG AGGATGTGACTCCGGTTCCCACAGACAGTACACGCCGAAAGGGtggacgaagaggaagaagactctgA
- the LOC104745357 gene encoding 40S ribosomal protein S14-2-like isoform X2 encodes MSSKRKTKEPKVETVTLGPTVREGEQVFGVVHIFASFNDTFIHVTDLSGRETLVRITGGMKVKADRDESSPYAAMLAAQDVAQRCKELGITAIHVKLRATGGNKTKTPGPGAQSALRALARSGMKIGRIEDVTPVPTDSTRRKGGRRGRRL; translated from the exons ATG TCGTCTAAGAGAAAGACTAAGGAGCCAAAGGTCGAGACTGTGACTCTTGGACCTACTGTTCGTGAAGGAGAGCAAGTTTTCGGTGTTGTTCACATCTTTGCTTCATTCAATGACACTTTCATT catGTGACTGATCTGTCCGGCAGGGAAACTCTCGTTCGTATCACTG GTGGAATGAAGGTGAAGGCTGATCGTGATGAGTCCTCTCCTTATGCTGCTATGCTTGCAGCTCAAGATGTTGCTCAAAGATGCAAG GAGCTTGGCATCACAGCCATTCATGTGAAGCTCCGTGCTACTGGAGGAAACAAAACCAAGACTCCAGGTCCTGGTGCTCAGTCTGCTCTCAGAGCTCTTGCCCGTTCTGGCATGAAGATTGGTCGTATAG AGGATGTGACTCCGGTTCCCACAGACAGTACACGCCGAAAGGGtggacgaagaggaagaagactctgA
- the LOC104745356 gene encoding cyclin-B1-3-like, which translates to MPTRPVLRPQPVRGEPKNRRALGDIGNIDSLPGVDGGKINRPMTRNFRAQLLENAAAAANKKDPVLDGSKVVVVTKKQEVVRAVQKKPRGGDKKEPSKPIEVIVISPDTNEVAKAKESKNSDAAVLSHKKVTYSSVLDARSKAASKTLDIDSVDKDNDLAAVEYVEDIYTFYKEVENESKPLMYMHTQPEINEKMRSILIDWLVEVHVKFELSPETLYLTVNIIDRFLSLKPVPRRELQLVGISALLIASKYEEIWPPQVNDLVYVTDNSYISKQILVMEKTILGSLEWYLTVPTPYVFLVRFIKASGSDPKLESMVHFLAELGLMHYDSLMFCPSILAASAVYTARCTLNKTPVWTDTLKFHTGYSESQLMDCSKLLAFVHSSVEESRLQGVFKKYSRLGRGAVALISPAKSLLSSDP; encoded by the exons aTGCCGACTAGACCTGTTCTTCGTCCTCAACCCGTTAGAG GTGAACCCAAGAACCGTCGTGCTCTTGGTGACATTGGAAACATCGATTCTCTTCCCGGTGTTGATGGAGGAAAGATCAATCGACCCATGACTCGTAACTTCCGTGCCCAGTTGCTAGAGAACGCCGCCGCCGCCGCTAATAAAAAG GATCCAGTTCTTGATGGAtctaaagttgttgttgttaccaaGAAACAAGAAGTTGTAAGAGCGGTTCAAAAGAAACCACGAGGCGGTGATAAGAAGGAGCCGTCAAAACCTATTGAAGTCATTGTGATTAGTCCTGATACTAACGAGGTTGCGAAAGCTAAAGAGAGTAAGAACAGTGATGCGGCTGTGTTGTCTCATAAGAAAGTTACTTACTCTTCGGTTCTCGATGCTCGTAGCAAG GCTGCTTCGAAGACTTTGGATATCGATTCTGTTGACAAAGACAATGATCTTGCTGCTGTGGAATATGTTGAGGATATATACACTTTCTACAAAGAAGTTGAG AATGAGAGCAAACCTCTGATGTATATGCATACACAACCTGAGATTAATGAGAAGATGAGATCAATCCTTATAGATTGGCTTGTAGAAGTTCATGTCAAGTTTGAACTCTCCCCTGAGACTCTCTACCTCACTGTCAACATCATTGATCGTTTCCTGTCTTTGAAACCTGTGCCTAGAAGAGAGTTACAGCTTGTAGGTATCAGTGCTTTGCTCATTGCTTCCAAGTACGAAGAGATCTGGCCTCCTCAGGTTAATGATTTGGTATACGTGACTGATAACTCCTACATCAGCAAACAGATTCTAGTGATGGAGAAAACAATATTGGGAAGTCTCGAATGGTACTTGACAGTTCCAACACCATATGTGTTTCTTGTGAGGTTCATCAAAGCATCAGGTTCTGATCCGAAATTGGAGAGCATGGTTCATTTTCTTGCTGAGTTGGGTTTGATGCACTACGACAGTTTGATGTTCTGTCCTTCCATCCTTGCTGCATCAGCTGTCTACACAGCCAGATGCACCTTGAACAAGACTCCTGTTTGGACTGATACACTAAAGTTCCACACAGGCTACTCTGAATCTCAGCTCAT GGATTGCTCAAAGCTTTTAGCTTTCGTTCACTCGAGTGTTGAGGAGAGCAGGCTACAAGGTGTGTTTAAGAAGTATTCAAGACTTGGAAGAGGTGCTGTTGCTTTGATTTCACCAGCCAAGTCTCTTCTGTCGTCTGATCCTTGA
- the LOC104745359 gene encoding vacuolar protein sorting-associated protein 55 homolog isoform X1: protein MFKLTHCLVFSIFRCGLLLECSNLLFFFGTVLAGLAFMFSSSILLQILACAIYGNWWPMLSALMYVVVPMPCMFFGGGSTQFLTSRDGGGWIDAAKFLTGASTVGSLAIPIILRHAYMIETGAMLIEFTSFFIFICTVMCFHRASLDDDW from the exons ATGTTCAAGCTCACTCATTGTTTGGTTTTTTCAATTTTCCGATGTGGATTGCTTCTGGAATGCTCAAAtctgctgtttttttttggtacagt ACTTGCTGGACTTGCTTTCATGTTTTCATCTAGTATCCTCCTACAGATCCTG GCATGCGCGATATATGGTAACTGGTGGCCAATGCTATCAGCACTTATGTATGTAGTGGTGCCTATGCCTTGTATGTTCTTTGGAGGAGGCTCAACCCAATTCCTTACTAGTCGGGATGGTGGAGG GTGGATAGATGCAGCTAAGTTCTTGACGGGAGCATCGACAGTGGGGAGCCTCGCTATCCCAATCATCCTAAGGCACGCATATATGATCGAGACCGGTGCAATGCTCATAGAATTCACATCGTTCTTCATATTCATTTGCACTGTCATGTGTTTTCACCGGGCTAGTCTTGATGATGACTGGTAG
- the LOC104745359 gene encoding vacuolar protein sorting-associated protein 55 homolog isoform X2: MFSSSILLQILACAIYGNWWPMLSALMYVVVPMPCMFFGGGSTQFLTSRDGGGWIDAAKFLTGASTVGSLAIPIILRHAYMIETGAMLIEFTSFFIFICTVMCFHRASLDDDW; encoded by the exons ATGTTTTCATCTAGTATCCTCCTACAGATCCTG GCATGCGCGATATATGGTAACTGGTGGCCAATGCTATCAGCACTTATGTATGTAGTGGTGCCTATGCCTTGTATGTTCTTTGGAGGAGGCTCAACCCAATTCCTTACTAGTCGGGATGGTGGAGG GTGGATAGATGCAGCTAAGTTCTTGACGGGAGCATCGACAGTGGGGAGCCTCGCTATCCCAATCATCCTAAGGCACGCATATATGATCGAGACCGGTGCAATGCTCATAGAATTCACATCGTTCTTCATATTCATTTGCACTGTCATGTGTTTTCACCGGGCTAGTCTTGATGATGACTGGTAG
- the LOC104745360 gene encoding probable UDP-N-acetylglucosamine--peptide N-acetylglucosaminyltransferase SPINDLY, producing the protein MVGLEDNTEKERSPVVENGFSNGPRSSPSTGVLSPSQKAIQGNDTLSYANILRARNKFADALALYETMLEKDCKNVEAHIGKGICLQTQNKGNLAFDCFSEAVRLDPHNACALTHCGILHKEEGRLVEAAESYQKALMADASYKPAAECLAIVLTDLGTSLKLAGNTQEGIQKYYEALKIDPHYAPAYYNLGVVYSEMMQYDNALSCYEKAALERPMYAEAYCNMGVIYKNRGDLEMAITCYERCLAVSPNFEIAKNNMAIALTDLGTKVKLEGDVTQGVAYYKKALYYNWHYADAMYNLGVAYGEMLKFDMAIVFYELAFHFNPHCAEACNNLGVLYKDRDNLDKAVECYQTALSIKPNFAQSLNNLGVVYTVQGKMDAAASMIEKAILANPTYAEAFNNLGVLYRDAGNITMAIDAYEECLKIDPDSRNAGQNRLLAMNYINEGLDDKLFEAHRDWGWRFTRLHPQYTSWDNLKDPERPITIGYISPDFFTHSVSYFIEAPLTHHDYTKYKVVVYSAVVKADAKTYRFRDKVLKKGGVWKDIYGIDEKKIASMVREDKIDILVELTGHTANNKLGTMACRPAPVQVTWIGYPNTTGLPTVDYRITDPLADPLDTKQKQVEELVRLPECFLCYTPSPEAGPVCPTPALSNGFVTFGSFNNLAKITPKVLQVWARILCAVPNSRLVVKCKPFCCDSIRQRFLTTLEQLGLESKRVDLLPLILFNHDHMQAYSLMDISLDTFPYAGTTTTCESLYMGVPCVTMAGSVHAHNVGVSLLTKVGLGHLVAKNEDEYVQLSVDLASDVTALAKLRMSLRDLMAGSPVCNGPSFAVALESAYRNMWRKYCKGEVPSFKRMEMLQKEVQDDPLISNDLAASRQSVTGEATPSLKANGSAPVPSSLPTQSPQKRLDSTS; encoded by the exons ATGGTTGGGTTGGAAGATAATACTGAGAAAGAGAGGTCACCAGTGGTAGAGAATGGTTTCTCCAATGGACCTCGGTCATCTCCTAGCACAGGTGTTTTGTCTCCATCACAAAAGGCCATTCAAGGGAACGACACACTTTCTTATGCCAATATTCTTCGGGCAAGAAACAAGTTTGCTGATGCGCTTGCTCTCTATGAGACTATGCTGGAGAAAGATTGCAAGAATGTTGAAGCTCACATTGGGAAAGGGATATGCTTGCAGACGCAAAACAAAGGGAATCTAGCTTTCGATTGTTTTTCTGAAGCTGTCAGGTTGGATCCGCATAATGCTTGTGCCCTCACCCACTGTGGTATTCTTCATAAAGAAGAAGGGCGCCTCGTAGAAGCTGCTGAG TCCTACCAGAAAGCACTGATGGCTGATGCATCATACAAGCCAGCAGCAGAGTGTTTAGCAATTGTTTTGACCGACCTTGGAACTAGCCTGAAGCTGGCTGGGAACACCCAGGAGGGAATTCAAAAGTATTACGAAGCCCTTAAGATTGACCCGCACTATGCT CCTGCATATTACAACTTAGGTGTTGTATACTCCGAAATGATGCAATATGACAATGCCTTGAGCTGCTACGAGAAGGCTGCACTTGAGAGGCCTATGTATGCTGAAGCGTATTGTAACATGGGTGTCATCTATAAGAACCgtggtgacttggagatggcaATCACTTGTTATGAGAG ATGTCTAGCTGTGTCTCCAAACTTTGAGATTGCGAAGAACAATATGGCCATAGCTCTGACAGATTTAGGAACAAAG GTTAAACTTGAAGGCGATGTGACCCAAGGAGTGGCATATTACAAGAAGGCTCTCTATTATAACTGGCACTATGCAGATGCTATGTATAATCTTGGGGTGGCTTATGGTGAAATGCTGAAGTTTGACATG GCAATTGTCTTCTACGAGCTTGCTTTCCACTTCAATCCACATTGTGCTGAGGCTTGCAACAATTTGGGAGTACTTTACAAAGACCGTGACAACCTTGATAAAGCTGTGGAGTGTTATCAG ACGGCTCTATCAATCAAACCCAATTTTGCGCAGTCGCTTAATAACCTTGGTGTCGTCTACACAGTCCAG GGGAAAATGGATGCTGCTGCCAGCATGATCGAGAAGGCCATCCTTGCAAATCCGACGTATGCAGAAGCTTTTAACAACTTAG GTGTTCTTTACAGAGATGCTGGAAATATAACTATGGCTATTGATGCTTATGAGGAATGCCTTAAGATAGATCCAGATTCCCGCAATGCTGGCCAG AACCGATTGCTTGCCATGAACTACATAAATGAAGGACTCGATGACAAACTATTTGAGGCTCATAG AGACTGGGGTTGGCGCTTCACAAGATTACACCCGCAATACACTTCATGGGACAATCTGAAAGATCCAGAGCGACCTATCACCATCGGATATATCTCACCAGATTTCTTCACTCATTCAGTATCTTATTTCATTGAAGCCCCCCTTACGCATCATGATTATACAAAGTACAAGGTGGTGGTTTATTCAGCGGTAGTTAAG GCAGATGCAAAAACATACAGGTTTAGGGATAAAGTGTTAAAGAAAGGTGGAGTTTGGAAGGATATATACGGGATAGATGAGAAAAAGATAGCAAGTATGGTCAGAGAAGACAAAATTGACATTTTGGTAGAACTCACTGGTCATACGGCAAACAACAAGTTGGGAACAATGGCCTGCAGACCAGCACCTGTTCAG GTTACTTGGATTGGCTATCCAAATACTACGGGCTTGCCCACTGTTGATTACAGAATTACGGATCCCTTGGCTGATCCATTAGATACCAAACAAAA GCAGGTCGAGGAGCTGGTTAGGCTTCCAGagtgttttctttgttatacACCTTCCCCAGAGGCTGGTCCTGTTTGTCCAACACCTGCACTTTCCAATGGCTTTGTCACGTTTGGTAGTTTCAACAATCTCGCAAAG ATCACTCCTAAGGTGCTGCAAGTGTGGGCTAGGATACTGTGTGCAGTTCCCAATTCTCGCTTAGTGGTAAAATGCAAACCTTTCTGCTGCGATAGTATTAGGCAGAGGTTTCTCACGACGCTGGAGCAGCTTGGGTTAGAATCAAAGCGTGTTGATCTCTTGCCATTGATTCTTTTCAACCACGACCATATGCAAGCTTATTCCTTAATGGATATTAG TTTGGATACATTCCCTTATGCTGGTACTACCACTACCTGTGAATCTCTCTACATGGGAGTTCCATGTGTTACAATGGCTGGTTCAGTACATGCGCATAATGTTGGTGTCAGTCTTCTCACTAAAGTTG GATTAGGACACCTTGTTGCTAAAAACGAGGACGAATATGTTCAGTTATCTGTTGATCTAGCCTCTGATGTCACAGCTCTTGCTAAATTGAGAATGAGTCTCCGGGATCTAATGGCTGGATCTCCTGTTTGTAATGGACCTTCCTTTGCTGTTGCTCTTGAATCTGCATACCGGAATATGTGGAGAAAGTACTGCAAAGGTGAAGTGCCATCGTTTAAGCGAATGGAAATGCTGCAGAAAGAGGTCCAAGATGATCCCTTAATCTCAAATGACTTGGCAGCATCAAGACAAAGCGTTACTGGAGAAGCCACTCCTTCTCTCAAGGCCAATGGTTCTGCTCCTGTACCTTCCTCTTTACCAACCCAATCCCCGCAGAAGAGATTGGACTCCACTAGTTAG
- the LOC104745362 gene encoding casparian strip membrane protein 2-like produces the protein MKHEATIIDVPAESSSAMKGKAPLIGVARDHTATGSGGYKRGLAIFDFLLRLAAIVAALAAAATMGTSDETLPFFTQFLQFEASYDDLPTFQFFVIAMALVGGYLVLSLPISVVTILRPLATAPRLLLLVLDTGVLALNMGAASSAAAISYLAHSGNQNTNWLPICQQFGDFCQKSSGAVVSAFVSVVFFIILVVISGVALKRH, from the exons ATGAAGCACGAAGCTACTATCATTGATGTCCCTGCAGAATCCAGCTCAGCCATGAAAGGCAAAGCTCCTCTAATAGGTGTTGCTAGAGACCACACAGCTACTGGCTCAGGTGGATACAAGAGAGGTCTTGCCATCTTCGACTTCCTCCTCCGTTTAGCTGCCATTGTTGCAGCTTTAGCCGCTGCTGCAACTATGGGAACAAGTGACGAGACTCTTCCATTCTTCACACAATTCTTACAGTTCGAAGCTAGTTACGACGATCTACCAACTTTCCA GTTCTTTGTGATCGCCATGGCCTTAGTAGGAGGATATCTCGTTCTGTCTCTTCCAATATCCGTCGTTACAATCCTTCGCCCTCTTGCCACTGCCCCAAGACTCCTCTTGCTTGTTCTTGACACT GGGGTTCTGGCGTTGAACATGGGGGCTGCTTCATCTGCGGCAGCAATATCGTATCTAGCACACAGTGGAAACCAGAACACGAACTGGCTCCCCATTTGCCAACAGTTTGGAGACTTCTGTCAGAAATCCAGCGGAGCTGTTGTCTCCGCCTTTGTCTCCGtagtcttcttcatcatcctcgtTGTCATCTCCGGCGTCGCTCTGAAAAGACACTAA